The following are encoded in a window of Rosa chinensis cultivar Old Blush chromosome 4, RchiOBHm-V2, whole genome shotgun sequence genomic DNA:
- the LOC112197583 gene encoding uncharacterized protein LOC112197583, with amino-acid sequence MEAPISVENPKTSEDPETSDSTLQVVDDDDGTVAGAGAGADSILDVSGQSLDFPIGENSGDDVGDLYLYKNVYNLLPKSITGLKGLKTLKFFSNEINLFSSPEIGDMARLECMRISSPEFDGLPLHKFKALKELELSKVTSRCLAVPILSQIAGLKLLTKLSVCYFSITFLPPEICCLKSLEHLDLSFNKMKTLPGEIGNLNALVSLRVANNKLEELPEGLSRLARLENLDLSHNRLTSLGVVDFGLMLSLRNLNLKYNRLSSECVVPSWICCDLDGNGNDESGSSSVELDCSANVISVSSKSRSRFLASWRSDGRKCYFRWRAPGCVNKGRMPMPMRVKEDGESKTENVDVTDSAVDEDEDKDEGLVSQEAEICLFVNSTTVDEGDKKDCEVEVSSNSQEVAGEQDEALWSEMLKATSGSKRKEHVGDLKKPNCKNPKSGGISGVSSYDISLDQGDKNDYENEVSSASQEVVGEKDEEASCLEKSETTLGSKRKNSNGDEHVKQPDCENGDGNVKQPDCKNGNGDVKQPDCKNGVGDNKQHKRLRLDQVHSHDCSNLSQKFSDTSFCGIEDSLQDGFYDAGRDRPFMPLESYDENFPLDSREVIFLDSGKDDELDGIFQSARDVVRRLNELNDNRTDERQIAMFLALFVSDHFGGSDSVAGVERRRKGGPDANVRKPFVCTCSTRNGEPINLSTKPYLQTVEVNAFVDISEKSLRSIKARHKSILVPIGTVQYGVCRHRALLLKYLCDRMEPRVPCELVRGYLDFMPHAWNIIPVKRVDSTETRWIVDACRPNDMRKETDPEYYCRYIPMTRIKVPLSGSNFGCSLPHSLLSFDGTLNKSGSSLIQCKYGSVELAAKMRTLEVDGTSGDDVRKFEYNCLGEVRMLSALHHPCIVELYGHQISSKWAPSVNGTPGSRTLQSAIFMEYINGGSLKSYIEKLSKAGEKHVPVHLAVCIAKNVASALVELHSKNIIHRDIKSENILIDLNSKTADGTPVVKLCDFDRAVPLQSYLHSCLVAHVGIPPPNVCVGTPRWMAPEVLRTMHEQNIYGLEVDIWSFGCLLSELLTLQLPYSGVADLEIHDLIVTGQRPKLTDELEALLLYMDEPVARSAGELGGTEADLDTLTFLVDLFCKCTEENPQSRPTAENIYKLLLEHSMQLTNSS; translated from the coding sequence ATGGAAGCCCCAATTTCcgtcgaaaaccctaaaacctccGAAGACCCAGAAACTTCCGATTCCACATTGCAAGTCGTCGACGACGACGACGGCACCGTCGCCGGAGCCGGAGCCGGAGCCGACTCGATCCTCGACGTCTCCGGCCAAAGTCTGGACTTCCCGATCGGCGAGAACTCCGGCGACGACGTCGGGGATCTATACCTCTACAAAAATGTGTACAATTTACTGCCTAAATCCATCACCGGACTAAAAGGCTTGAAGACGCTGAAGTTCTTCAGCAACGAGATCAATCTGTTCTCGTCGCCGGAGATCGGCGACATGGCAAGGCTAGAATGCATGAGGATCTCGTCGCCGGAGTTCGACGGTTTGCCGCTGCACAAATTCAAAGCGCTGAAGGAGCTGGAGCTCTCCAAGGTCACATCTCGGTGCTTGGCGGTTCCCATTTTGAGCCAGATCGCCGGACTCAAGCTCCTCACGAAGCTATCGGTATGTTATTTCTCTATAACTTTCCTTCCTCCGGAGATTTGCTGCTTAAAGAGTTTGGAGCATCTGGATCTTTCGTTCAACAAGATGAAGACCTTGCCGGGAGAAATTGGCAATTTGAATGCTCTGGTGTCGTTGAGAGTTGCCAATAATAAATTGGAGGAATTGCCTGAGGGTTTGTCCAGATTAGCTAGGTTGGAGAACCTGGACTTGTCGCATAATAGGCTGACGTCATTGGGGGTTGTTGATTTTGGGTTGATGCTTAGCCTCCGGAATTTGAATCTCAAGTACAATAGGCTTTCGAGTGAGTGTGTAGTGCCTTCGTGGATATGCTGCGATTTGGATGGGAATGGAAATGATGAGTCTGGCAGTTCTTCAGTCGAGTTGGATTGCTCAGCCAATGTAATTAGTGTGTCTAGTAAATCGAGAAGTAGGTTTCTAGCAAGTTGGAGGTCGGATGGGAGGAAGTGTTATTTTCGGTGGAGAGCTCCAGGATGCGTAAATAAAGGCAGGATGCCCATGCCGATGCGTGTGAAGGAAGATGGAGAAAGCAAAACAGAAAATGTAGATGTTACTGATTCTGCAGTagatgaggatgaggataaGGATGAAGGTTTAGTATCTCAAGAAGCtgaaatttgtttgtttgttaacTCTACTACAGTAGATGAAGGTGATAAAAAAGATTGTGAGGTTGAAGTATCCTCAAACAGTCAAGAGGTTGCTGGTGAGCAAGATGAAGCATTATGGTCAGAAATGTTAAAAGCCACTTCCGGATCCAAGAGGAAGGAGCATGTTGGGGATCTCAAGAAGCCGAATTGCAAGAATCCAAAATCTGGTGGGATTAGTGGTGTATCTAGTTATGATATTTCACTAGATCAAGGTGATAAAAACGATTACGAGAATGAAGTATCCTCAGCCAGTCAAGAGGTTGTCGGTGAGAAAGATGAAGAAGCATCATgtttagaaaaatcagaaactacTTTGGGATCCAAGAGGAAGAATTCGAATGGTGATGAGCATGTTAAGCAGCCAGATTGTGAGAATGGTGATGGGAATGTTAAGCAGCCAGACTGCAAGAATGGCAATGGGGATGTTAAGCAGCCAGATTGCAAGAATGGTGTTGGGGATAATAAGCAGCACAAGAGATTACGTCTTGATCAAGTACATAGTCATGATTGTTCAAATTTATCTCAAAAATTTAGTGATACGTCTTTTTGCGGTATTGAGGACAGTCTTCAAGATGGCTTTTATGATGCGGGACGTGATAGGCCGTTCATGCCACTGGAGAGTTATGATGAAAATTTCCCTCTTGACTCTCGTGAAGTTATTTTCTTGGACAGCGGAAAGGATGATGAGTTGGATGGAATTTTTCAGTCTGCCAGAGATGTGGTTCGCCGTTTGAATGAGTTAAATGATAATCGCACTGATGAGCGACAGATTGCAATGTTTCTTGCTCTCTTTGTGTCAGATCATTTTGGAGGGAGTGATAGCGTTGCTGGTGTTGAACGGAGACGCAAAGGTGGTCCTGACGCAAATGTCAGGAAGCCTTTTGTATGCACCTGCTCAACTAGAAACGGTGAACCTATTAATTTATCCACTAAACCATACTTGCAGACGGTTGAAGTTAATGCTTTTGTTGATATCTCTGAGAAATCTCTCCGCTCTATTAAAGCAAGACATAAATCTATCCTAGTTCCTATAGGAACTGTGCAGTATGGTGTTTGCAGACATAGAGCATTGCTATTGAAGTATCTATGTGATCGGATGGAGCCTCGAGTACCTTGTGAGCTTGTTAGGGGATACCTGGATTTCATGCCCCATGCTTGGAATATTATACCAGTCAAGAGAGTTGACTCAACTGAGACTCGTTGGATAGTTGATGCATGTCGTCCGAATGACATGAGAAAGGAAACAGATCCTGAATATTATTGTAGGTATATTCCTATGACACGGATCAAAGTTCCTCTTTCTGGAAGCAACTTTGGTTGTTCTTTGCCACATTCTTTGCTCTCTTTTGATGGAACTCTGAACAAATCTGGCAGTTCTCTCATTCAGTGCAAATATGGATCAGTTGAGTTAGCAGCAAAAATGCGTACTTTGGAGGTAGATGGGACTTCAGGGGATGATGTTAGGAAGTTCGAGTACAACTGCTTAGGGGAAGTAAGAATGTTAAGTGCTTTGCACCACCCCTGCATAGTAGAGTTGTATGGACATCAGATATCATCCAAGTGGGCTCCTTCAGTGAATGGCACTCCTGGCTCCCGTACTTTGCAATCAGCAATTTTCATGGAGTACATAAATGGGGGTTCCTTAAAGAGTTACATAGAAAAGCTATCAAAAGCTGGTGAGAAGCATGTCCCTGTGCATTTAGCTGTTTGCATTGCTAAAAATGTTGCTTCTGCACTGGTGGAGCTGCATTCAAAGAATATCATTCATCGAGACATCAAAAGTGAgaacattttgattgatttgaaTAGCAAGACAGCTGATGGGACCCCTGTTGTGAAGCTCTGTGATTTTGATAGAGCGGTGCCTCTTCAGTCGTACTTGCATTCCTGCCTTGTCGCTCATGTAGGAATACCTCCTCCTAATGTTTGCGTTGGAACACCTCGCTGGATGGCTCCAGAGGTTCTGAGAACAATGCATGAGCAAAATATTTATGGACTGGAAGTTGACATCTGGTCATTTGGATGCCTTCTTTCCGAATTGTTGACTTTGCAACTTCCTTACTCCGGAGTAGCTGATTTGGAGATACATGACCTTATTGTGACAGGACAACGACCTAAGTTAACAGATGAGTTGGAGGCGCTTCTGCTATATATGGACGAGCCAGTGGCTCGATCAGCTGGAGAGCTTGGGGGAACAGAGGCTGACTTAGACACACTAACATTTCTTGTTGACTTGTTCTGCAAATGTACTGAGGAGAATCCGCAGAGTCGTCCAACAGCTGAGAACATCTATAAATTGTTGCTCGAACACAGCATGCAGCTTACAAACTCTAGTTAG
- the LOC112196132 gene encoding cytochrome b5, protein MPTLTKLYTMQEASQHNTKDDCWIVVDGKVYDVSTYLDDHPGGDDVILATTGKDATDDFEDAGHSKSAKELMETMCIGELDTDTSASAELENQPTGYPQKLMILTKQYWAVPAAVVGISVVVGFVYLRKKNT, encoded by the exons ATGCCGACGCTGACGAAGCTCTACACAATGCAAGAAGCCTCGCAGCACAACACCAAAGACGACTGCTGGATCGTCGTCGACGGCAAG GTGTACGATGTGTCAACATATTTGGATGATCACCCTGGTGGAGATGATGTAATCCTTGCTACAACTG GCAAAGATGCCACTGACGATTTTGAAGATGCTGGGCACAGCAAAAGTGCAAAGGAGCTCATGGAAACCATGTGCATTGGAGAGCTTGACACAGACACCTCCGCCTCAGCTGAACTTGAGAATCAACCAACTGGCTATCCGCAGAAGCTCATGATCCTGACAAAGCAATACTGGGCTGTTCCTGCGGCTGTTGTGGGCATCTCTGTGGTGGTTGGCTTCGTGTACTTGCGCAAGAAGAATACATGA
- the LOC112198015 gene encoding peptidyl-prolyl cis-trans isomerase E, producing the protein MAQQVQKNTLYVGGLAEEVNETILHSAFIPFGDIKDVKTPLDQATQKHRSFGFVTFLEREDAAAAMDNMDGAELFGRVLTVNYALPEKIKGGEQGWAAQPIWADADTWFERQQQEEEMLRMQKENKAAMEAAEELHRKKMTQERDGEKEEESEIKNDPMAMAEAEVLKQED; encoded by the exons atggCGCAGCAAGTGCAGAAGAACACACTGTACGTGGGAGGGTTGGCGGAGGAGGTGAACGAGACGATTCTCCACTCGGCTTTCATACCGTTCGGCGACATCAAAGACGTGAAGACGCCGCTCGATCAAGCCACCCAGAAGCACCGCTCCTTCGGCTTCGTCACTTTCTTGGAGAGAGAGGACGCCGCCGCCGCCATGGACAACATGGACGGCGCCGAGCTCTTCGGCCGCGTCCTCACCGTCAACTACGCCCTCCCCGAGAAGATCAAGGGCGGCGAACAGGGTTGGGCCGCTCAGCCCA TTTGGGCAGATGCAGACACATGGTTTGAGCGACAGCAACAAGAAGAGGAAATGCTGCGCATGCAAAAGGAGAACAAGGCTGCCATGGAGGCTGCGGAAGAGTTGCACAGGAAGAAAATGACGCAAGAGCGAgatggagaaaaagaagaggagagcGAGATCAAGAATGACCCCATGGCAATGGCTGAAGCAGAGGTTCTGAAACAAGAGGACTAG
- the LOC112197901 gene encoding fructokinase-like 2, chloroplastic, producing MASLSFTRFLQLPRCHLDWPNKPSLNLVQLQGLRLHSKKWGLAAMSKKINNSENSALDAMNEEEVVVKKKTSRTSKRTRKKTASDSDASSDEDVGEEPKKTRGRRRKAASASVSVEGEQTDKKVTKRKTKKKVDEIEHLVSEAEVNEAEEFTFVLDVKDESEDDLELEIDDGEDISYTYGWPPLVCCFGAAQHAFVPSGRPANRLLDYEIHERKKDALWAPEKFVRSPGGSAGSVAIALAKLGGKVAFMGKLGDDAYGKAMLYYMNANNVQTRSVRMDSRRATAVSQMKIGKRSRLRLTCVKPCAEDSLSKSDINMDVLKEAKMFYFNTHSLLDQNMRSTTLQAIKISKKLGGVVFYDVNLPLPLWQSSEETKLFIQQVWNLSDIIEVTKQELEFLCGVQPSEEFDTKNNARSKFVHYTQEMIAPLWHENLKVLFVTNGTSKIHYYTKEHDGAVNGMEDPPISPFTSDMSASGDGIVAALMRMLTVQPHLVTDREYLEHTIKYAIDCGVIDQWLLGRSSGFPPKEDMEEVVTDPDGIRSVTEMEYRTLPDEVLA from the exons ATGGCGTCGCTCTCTTTCACACGCTTTCTACAATTACCCAG GTGCCATTTGGATTGGCCCAATAAGCCGTCACTTAATTTAGTGCAACTTCAGGGTCTTAGATTACACAGTAAAAAATGGGGCCTTGCTGCAATGTCTAAAAAGATAAACAATTCGGAGAATTCAGCTCTAGATGCAATGAATGAAGAGGAGGTTgtggtgaagaagaagacatCTAGGACTTCTAAACGTACTCGGAAGAAGACAGCATCAGATAGTGATGCTTCGAGTGATGAAGATGTCGGTGAAGAGCCCAAGAAAACCCGGGGAAGACGTAGGAAAG CTGCATCTGCATCGGTAAGTGTGGAGGGAGAACAAACTGACAAGAAGGTGACGAAGAGAAAAACTAAGAAGAAGGTTGATGAGATTGAGCATCTGGTTAGTGAAGCTGAAGTTAATGAGGCTGAGGAGTTTACATTTGTTTTGGATGTGAAGGATGAGAGTGAGGATGATCTAGAATTGGAAATAGATGACGGGGAGGATATCAGCTATACTTATGGTTGGCCTCCTCTTGTCTGTTGCTTTGGAGCAGCTCAACATGCTTTTGTGCCATCCGGTAGGCCAGCCAACAGACTCTTAGATTATGAAatacatgaaagaaaaaaagatgcaTTATGGGCCCCTGAAAAGTTCGTTAGGTCTCCTGGGGGATCTGCAGGCAGTGTAGCGATTGCTCTTGCAAAATTGGGCGGCAAGGTTGCTTTCATGGGAAAACTTGGGGATGATGCCTACGGCAAGGCCATGTTATATTATATGAATGCCAACAATGTGCAAACCCGGTCTGTTCGCATGGATAGTAGAAGAGCAACTGCAGTATCACAGATGAAGATCGGTAAAAGAAGTCGCTTGAGATTGACTTGTGTCAAACCCTGTGCTGAGGATTCTTTATCAAAGTCGGATATCAACATGGATGTGCTGAAGGAG GCAAAGATGTTCTACTTCAACACACATTCTCTGCTTGATCAAAACATGAGGTCAACTACACTCCAagcaatcaaaatttcaaagaagCTAGGTGGAGTTGTTTTCTATGATGTAAACCTTCCATTACCGTTATGGCAATCATCTGAAGAAACCAAGTTGTTCATACAGCAAGTATGGAATCTTTCTGATATTATTGAAGTTACTAAGCAAGAGCTTGAGTTTCTCTGTGGAGTCCAGCCTTCTGAGGAATTCGATACCAAAAATAATGCCAGATCGAAGTTTGTCCATTATACACAAGAAATGATTGCACCACTTTGGCATGAAAATCTTAAAGTTTTGTTTGTGACAAATGGGACTTCTAAGATACATTACTATACAAAGGAGCATGATGGTGCTGTTAATGGGATGGAGGATCCCCCTATTAGTCCTTTCACTTCTGATATGTCAGCATCTGGAGATGGTATTGTGGCAG CTCTCATGAGAATGTTGACAGTTCAACCACATCTAGTTACTGATAGAGAATATTTGGAGCACACAATCAAGTATGCAATTGATTGTGGGGTCATAGACCAATGGTTGCTCGGGCGATCGAGTGGCTTCCCTCCTAAAGAAGATATGGAAGAAGTGGTTACTGATCCAGATGGTATCAGGTCTGTAACAGAAATGGAATATCGCACATTACCTGATGAGGTCCTTGCATGA
- the LOC112198111 gene encoding probable 6-phosphogluconolactonase 1, whose amino-acid sequence MALSGVSKDRELRIHESLDELSTDLADYIAEISEAAVKERGVFAMALSGGSLIGLMGKLCQAPYNKTVDWAKWYIFWADERVVAKNHVDSNYKLAKDRFLSKVPIIPSHVHSINDSVSAEEAADEYEFVIRQLVKSRVISVSDISDCPKFDLILLGMGSDGHVASLFPNHSALEEKDEWVTYLTDSPKPPPERITFTLPVINSASNVAVVVTGESKAEAAHRAVDGVDPDFPSVPAGIVQPLKGNLAWFMDKPAASKLNGFQFSE is encoded by the exons ATGGCTCTTTCCGGGGTTAGTAAAGATAGAGAGTTGAGAATTCATGAAAGTTTGGATGAGCTTAGCACTGATTTGGCAGACTACATTGCTGAAATATCAGAGGCAGCGGTGAAGGAGCGCGGCGTCTTTGCAATGGCTTTATCTGGTGGTTCTCTCATTGGATTAATGGG AAAACTCTGTCAAGCTCCTTATAACAAGACTGTAGACTGGGCCAAGTGGTATATTTTTTGGGCTGACGAGCGTGTTGTGGCAAAAAATCATGTTGATAGCAATTACAAGCTTGCAAAGGACCGGTTTTTGTCTAAG GTACCTATTATTCCGAGTCATGTGCATTCCATTAATGATTCAGTGTCAGCAGAGGAGGCTGCTGATGAGTACGAGTTTGTCATTCGACAGTTGGTGAAATCTCGTGTGATCAGTGTGTCAGATATAAGTGACTGCCCCAAGTTTGACCTAATCCTCCTAGGAATGGGCTCCGACGGCCATGTTGCCTCACTATTCCCTAACCACTCAGCGCTCGAGGAGAAAGATGAGTGGGTAACCTATTTAACCGATTCCCCCAAACCTCCACCTGAGAGAATTACATTCACTTTGCCCGTCATCAACTCAGCATCCAACGTAGCCGTAGTCGTGACAGGTGAAAGCAAAGCGGAGGCTGCACACCGGGCAGTAGATGGTGTGGATCCGGACTTCCCATCAGTGCCTGCTGGAATTGTCCAGCCACTGAAGGGGAATTTGGCATGGTTTATGGATAAACCAGCAGCCTCAAAACTCAATGGCTTTCAATTTTCCGAGTAG